The genome window agcccagggcaggggggacaGTGGATGGTGCCTCATCCAACAGGCCATCCCTGCCCACCTGGTTTGGTGTGGGCAGCACAGGTACTGACCCCAACAGCAGAGACATTTTGGGTGGGTTTCCCCTCCCACAGCAGCGGAAAAGATCCCAGCTCCACCCCAGAAGAGCAGCCAAAGGAGATGACAGCACTCACTTCTCCACAGCATTCTTGATTTTTAGGATGCGATGCAGCTCAGCAGCCGTCGCGGGACCCTGCAGCTTCTGCCCATTCAAcatctccttctccagctgctcAATAGTCTGAAAGAACCCAACAGTGAGACAGTGAGGGAGCTGGACCCTGAAAACTCcacctgctatgagcagggacatcttcagcagctcaggttgctcagagccccatccagcctggcctgggatgtctccagggatggttcatccaccacctctctggccaacctgggccaggctctcatcaccctcagggacaaaaattgccttttacccagcctcttttagtttaaaaccatcaccccttgtcctatcgcaacaggccctgctcaaaagtctgtccccatctttcttcaggccccttttaagcacggaaaggccgcactaaggtctccccggagcttctcttccccagctgaacaccccagctctctcagccgttcctcccagcagagctgctccagcctcgcatcatttctgcggctcctctggcccctctccagcaggtccaggtctgtgctgtgctcaggaccccagagctggatgcggtGCCCGGGGGGTCTgagcagagcggagcagaggggacaatcccctccctccacctgctgcccacggggctggggacacagcccagGATGTCAATGTGCTCCGCTCACCTTCCCAGTCTTGGCAAAAGCCTCGGCCACCTTGCGGTTGCGGCCCCCGTAGCAGGTGGTGATGAGGTCAGCAACCCCGCAGCTCTCCAGGAAGGTGGAGGAGGTGACGGGGCCCTTACAGAAGAGTTTGGCGAAGCCGATCATCTCCATCAGTCCCAGACGGATCACAGCAGCCTTCGTGTTGTCACCATAGCCGAGCCCGTCACAGAAACCAGCTCCTACAGCCACAACGTTCTGAAAAACAGCAACAGCACGGAGGGATCTGTTCCCAGTGGAGCTCAGGGCTTTGCTGTGTCCCTGAGCTGCCTGTGTGATCCCAAGCACtgctcctgcctgtccctgcctatGCCAGTGACCATCAGTCCTCCCAGcagctgaatcatagaatcacagaatcattttggttggaaaagcccctcaagatcgtagagtccaaccattcccctaccccagcactgccccatgtcccgagaacctcatgtccgtctgtccaaccctccagggatggtgactccagcactgccctgggcagcctgttcaatgccccacagccctttggggaagaaattgttccccagatccaacctcaacctcccctggtgcaacttgaggccgtttcctcttgttttatcacttgggagcacagaccaaccccctccatgctccaagctcctttcaggcagttcagagatcagaaggtctcccctcagctcctgttctccaggctgaacagccctgaCATCCTGAGCAGGTCACATCCACAGCTCCTCCACAGTTTGGCCTTTGACCCAACCGTCTCAACGCAAAATCACGCGGGGTTCATTCCACCATCCGCCTCCTCCCCAGAGCTCCCCGCAGAGCTCTGCAGATCCACCGGCTCTAAGCGAGACCTGCGAACCACGGTGATCAGCTCCCTCACCTTGAGAGCCCCGCAAATCTCGACGGTGTCGGCCTCCTGCACCACTGTCACGCGGAAGTTCGGCGTCTGCATCAGCTCCTTCAGCGTCGGCCCGTGCTGCAGGTTCTTGCAGCCTCATGAGacaaagggagagaaggaagatgaCGGGGATGACCCCGAGGCCGGACCGTGCTCTCCTGCCCCGTGGTGCGTTCCTGCAGCACAGCCCTTGCAGCGGGCGAGTGAGAGGAACCTATTGCCCAACGGATGGACCTTGCTGAACATTTGCAGGTCCACAAAGTGCCAAGCACACGTTGCCCGGTAAATGAGCAAGGTTCAACCTTGGAATTCGCAGAAGCTGGGGACAATCCCTCCTGCTTTGTCAAGCAAGACAGAACTGGTATGCCCAGTAGATTAAAAGCATCTTTGGAGGTGGCAAATTTTGGTTTGGAGGCTGCTGTTCGCCCTGTTCCTGCAATGTCCTGCGTGAGAACGTTTCTGTGCGCTCCCAGCGACAGcctgctctgctcccacctctgcgtgtttgctttgctttaaaaTACACTTGGAATCCCGTAACTTCTAACCCAGCAAACtgttctgttggttttggctgctgTGCCTGCGTTAGGAACAATCACCCTATGAACTTTCAAGCTGCCCTGGCTGGCAAAAACATGAGATCCAGGCGAGCGTCTCATGAAGCGCAAGAAAATGAAGGTAGGAACTCTATTTCCTAAAGGGTTTCTGAGCATCCATTCCTTTTACCTGCTGTTCAGAGCCTGTGCTGGCGGGAGCTTTTAGACATGCAACTGTTCTTAATGAAGTGAGTAAACACATTGTAAACACTGTGAATGAGTTCATCCAGCTCCTATGGAGCCTCATGGCCGCTGCAGGGAAATAGGGACAGCAGTAGCTCAAGCTGCACCGTGCTCACCCCTTTGCCTCGTCCTGCTCGTCAGAAACGAAGGCTGCTAACGAGGTGGGGTGTCGGCTCCTTACCGATGGTCGTTTCGCAGAACTTCTCTTCTGCCACTTCACTAGCAATGTTGGCCCCCATGAGGACGCTCATCTCGATTCCCAGCTTTTCGTGGATGATGTCTGAGATCAGCCTGAGCCCGTCTGGTCCTTCATCCACCCCCTGGGGGACGAGCAGGGACAGAGTTGAGCACCTGCCCCCCCAGAGACATGGCCTCACCTGCCCCAATCCCGTCACCCCCTGTGCCGTGATGCTCCAACTCATCCCAACAACCCCACTGCTCAGCTGCACCCGCTCCTCCCCATGCCCTGATCCCCGCACACCCTCACCCTTCTCCACCAAAACCCCTCAAAGACTTTGCCCCCACTTCCCACCCTCCCTACAACCCTGGAGCCCCATTTCTGCCCCCAAGCCCCAGGATTCCCTTTGCAGCCCCTCCAGGCCAGGCTGCTCCCCTGGCCCCGTGTCCTTCCTGCTCACACCTTGATGAGCGACATCCCGATTGCATCTTTCTTCACGTGGCCCTTGAGCTGGTCGCAGACTTTGCCGATGAACTGATGGGGCACCACGAAGAGCAGGATGTCGGCCCCAGCACAGGCTTTTAGCAGGTCTGGCTCTGCCACCTGAGGAGAGCGGCACCGTCACAGCAAGGACTTGTGTCCAAAGTTGTGCTGTGTGTCCTGAACCCAGAACAGGGGGAAGCAGGGGCCGGAGAGAAACTGCTGGGGGCTACAAAGTCACCACAATGAGGTTCCCATCCAGGGCTggtggggcagaggggctggTGTAGAGCGAGAGGAGCTTGAACTCCTCCCATGAACATGGTGCAGAGAACCGGGGTCATTCCAGGGAACTCAGCGAGGGGCAGCCGGTCCCACACGCTCTCCGCGTGCTGCGGTGGTGCCAGCTCCACGGCAGCCCCGTGGCCTCAAGCCCAGGCTGCGGGATGCCAAAACGGGGGCAGCGGAGCAGCCAGGGCCGCAGCTCGGCCAAGCACAGATCAAGGTCACCAGGAGGGTGTCACTGAGTCCCATGCAGCCCGGTGCATCCCCAGCGCCCAGGACGGCCgggctccagcagctcccagcacggCTATTTATTACCTCTCAGCACAGCCCGGCTGTCAGTGCCAGCAGAGGCCACAGTCGGGCCACACTCACCAAATTGGGGGGCAGCTTGTGCCCTGGCAGGTATTTGACATTTTCATGCTCCGTGTTGATGATGTCGGTGAGGCGCCGGCCgcccacctcctcctccagcacCCACATGTTCACCTGGTTCTCGAACGTGCTCAGCCGCGCCGCATTGCTGCCGGCGATCTTGGCGATGGCCGAGCCCCTGCATGGGCAGAGCGGAGCCGCGGGCACCAGGTCACTCACACAGGTGTCCTCGTGAATCCCAGCACCTTGGTGCACCAGGGAGGACGGGACACGGGTGCCCGGGCAGCGGGTGCTCACCAGTTCCCAGAGCCCACGATGCAAACCTTCTTGCCACCCATGGTGCGGGGAGCTGGGCACTGCGTGGCGTTGAGCCCAGGGCTGCTATTTCAAGGGCGCTCGGAGCAGGGGCCGCCCCATCCCGCCTCCAGCTCCGCCTCGGCCCCAGGGAAcaggcactgagccctggggaaccggGCACCGAGCCCTGGGGCAGCAGAGCCGCCGCCTGTCCCCGTGGCAGCAGCGTGGGGCTGTGCTGCGGGCGCAAATCGCTCCCCAGGTGAGATAACACAGAtcccaaatcccagcagagccggcAGGTGTGACTGCTGAGCTTCTCTTGCCCTTTTTCTGcataaaagtgttttgttttcccctcttcctaaatattgttggtttttttttccccctcgagTAAGACGTGAACCACCTGGTTGCAGCTCCAGGTCACAACTCCTGCCCTAATCTCACAAACTGAAGCAGCAGATTTAAGCACTGCCCTTTCTTCTGCACAGAGGATCCCTTTCTTTTGCAACCTGTCAGCCCTTGTTTTCTGGAAAGCACAACACTTGTATTTTTATAAACAAGGCAGGATGAAGAGAGCAATGCCCCTTCTGCGTAGTTTTAAACCCTTATATGCAAACTTTTGTTTCCTCCCATGGGCCTGTAACGGGCTGTCACGGTTCTGTGAGGCAGCAGAGCGAGGAAATTGGGCTGTCCAGATCTTATCAGCAGCTCGGCCACTGGATTCCCAGTTCTGCTCAAGTGACTTTTCTTACCACAAAAGCACTTTGCAAAGGCTCAGCAGGCTCCACAAGCCAAGAGATCCTTACAATGAAAGGTTCTCTATAAAAGGACAAAACATGAAGAGCATTTTCCCTCCGGTCTCTTAACTCAGCTGGCTTTGTCAGATTGAAAAAAGGGAGGTGACAACCTTGTCCCTTCCCAGGCAAGTCCATGAAGTGTCACCcagtaaggagggaggacacaggACACCTTCCTTCACAGGAGGCTTTTATTAAAACTGGGTGACGTCTACAAGGTACAGTACAAAAAGAAACGTTTTGGTCCATGGCAAAAACCAGAATATTCAGTTAAGAAAAGCAGTTACTCTGCATCAGCTGTTTGCCTACGCAGCATCCTTCACGTGTGAGGACCCTGAGGAGCCAGGGGCTGCTTCACCAGCACCGAGACCATTGCCTCAGTGCCACACAGGAGCCGTTTCGTAAGGGGGCAAAGAAGGGACGGTGAGTCTATTACTCACAGACATGTATAACACAGACACATGGAGTAGGGCCACCCAGGCTCCCAAATTCATCACAACCACCTTGAAGCTGGGTGTGGGGATGAGGAGGTTTGTCAGTAACGTGGCTTTGCAGCTGTTCCAAGAGAATCTGACCAACTTTGAGTCCGTCTGGGTTACAGTCCCGAGCAGAAATACTGACATCGGCGTCACAAGCCGCTCTGAGCCCTGACCGCTAGTTCACTAGTAATTCATTCCGTGAAAAGGCATTTGGGCTGCTGCTCCTCACGGTCGATAAAAGCTACTTGTACATTCCTGAACCATGCTGGGCCTTGGGGCAGCCTCAGAACCTAAACCTTGACTAAAAACCACAGGAGCTTCAGCACGGAAACACCTGCGAACTCGCGCATACTTGGAGCTCCGTCTGCTCCCCAGGACTGTCCCGTGACACCTTCAGATCCACGCCAAGGAGCCTCTGGTCCCCACAGCAAGTGACACAGGACAAGCGTCCCAAAGGAATGAGCCCACAATGCACGATCgcgccaggcagctgctgctacAGGGAACAGAAGGACACGGGTGACTTGCTGGAACTGCAAGTGTCGGTCTTGTGAAGCACAGACAAGTCCCAACGCGCCGGTGCTTCCATGTCCCAGCAGGAAGCTCGTGTCTCCTGCGATCCCAGCAGGGATCTGTCAAAGAACACaaagggaaagagggaggagggaaggagggaagaagcgATTCTCTACACAGTCCAGTAACTTCTTCAAGGAGGAGAGTGACCCGTGAGGCAGCCCGGTGAGCAGCGAGGGAGGGCAGGGAGGTATGTCAGCTCACAGCATCCTGCCCACGGCTCCTTGCTGTGAAACGAGGCAGGGAGGAGACCGGCCACAGAACTGCCCCTTTAGCGCAGATCCAGGTCTCACGTGTGCCACCAGTTGGGGAAGAACAGGCTGTGGTTTCTGAATGTGAGAAAGGCTCCAAGTCAGTGGTCGTACTGGCTACGGGGACACTACGGGCAACGCGGAGTCACAGGGAGG of Patagioenas fasciata isolate bPatFas1 chromosome 28, bPatFas1.hap1, whole genome shotgun sequence contains these proteins:
- the GPD1 gene encoding glycerol-3-phosphate dehydrogenase [NAD(+)], cytoplasmic gives rise to the protein MGGKKVCIVGSGNWGSAIAKIAGSNAARLSTFENQVNMWVLEEEVGGRRLTDIINTEHENVKYLPGHKLPPNLVAEPDLLKACAGADILLFVVPHQFIGKVCDQLKGHVKKDAIGMSLIKGVDEGPDGLRLISDIIHEKLGIEMSVLMGANIASEVAEEKFCETTIGCKNLQHGPTLKELMQTPNFRVTVVQEADTVEICGALKNVVAVGAGFCDGLGYGDNTKAAVIRLGLMEMIGFAKLFCKGPVTSSTFLESCGVADLITTCYGGRNRKVAEAFAKTGKTIEQLEKEMLNGQKLQGPATAAELHRILKIKNAVEKFPLFTAVYQICYKGKPVTDIIKCLQNHPEHN